The genomic window TACCAAGATCTGAAATGGAAATGGTTTGGAGTACAAAACTCAATGATATTATTGTAGCTGTCGGTTTCCAAATCTATGACACTGAAATTAAAGCACAATATGTATTGACTAAGGAAAATTCTGACTCCTCCGATACAACAACTGTTGAAAATTCTAATCATCAACAAGAACAAACTATAAAATCTATCCCTTACTCAGAAACAGGATTAAGAGATATTTATACTTTTGATAATTTCATCCAAGGAGATGGAAATATTTGGGCCAAGTCTGCTGCTTTAGCCGTCTCGGAAGATCCTGGGCTAACTTATAATCCTCTGTTTATATATGGAGGACCTGGTTTAGGAAAAACTCACTTACTCAATGCTTTGGGGAATGAAATTCTTAAAAAAAATCCTAATGCGCGTGTAAAATATATTCCTGCTGAAAGTTTTATTAATGAATTTTTAGATCATTTAAGACTCAATGATATGGATAATTTTAAAAAAACCTATCGAAGTCTAGATCTCCTTCTTATTGATGACATTCAATCTCTTAGTGGAAATAAAGTACAAACTCAGGATGAATTTTTCAATACATTTAACAAACTTCACAGTAATAATAAACAGATCGTTTTAACGAGTGACCGTAGGCCAGAACAACTAGAAAACCTACCTGAACGACTTGTCACGCGCTTCTCATGGGGATTAACAACGGATATTACTCCACCTGATTTTGAAACTCGTATCGCTATCCTAAATAGTAAAACAGAGGATTTAGATTATCATTTTCAACCTGACACAATCGAATATTTGGCTGGCCAGTTTGATTCAAATGTACGTGAATTAGAAGGTGCGCTCAAAGATATTAGTCTCATGGCTAAAGTCAAACAAATCAACACTATAACTGTGGATATTGCATCTGAGGCTATACGTGCTAGAAAACAAAGCGTCAGCACCATGATTGTCATTCCGATTGAAAAAATCCAAGAGGAAGTCGGAAAATTTTATGATGTGAGCGTTAAGGAGATGAAGGGAACTAGACGTGTTCAGAATATTGTTCTAGCTCGCCAAGTTGCTATGTACCTAGCTAGAGAATTAACTGATAACAGTCTTCCAAAAATCGGAAAAGAATTTGGTGGTAAAGATCATACAACCGTCATTCATGCTCATGCAAAAATCAAATCTATGATTGAAACTGATGATAAATTACGTATAGAAATCGAAACCATCAAAAAGAAAATCAAATAACTTGTGGATAAGTGTTTAAAATTTTACTGATTTATTAACAAATTTTAAACAAGTATAACTTCTTGATTTTTCTAAACTAAACTTGGTTTTCCACAGATTTCACACAGCCTACTATTACTATTAACCTTCTAATAATAAAAATAAATAAAGGAGATTCCATGATTCATTTTTCTATTAATAAAAATTTATTCCTGCAATCATTAAATATTACTAAACGTGCTATTAGTTCAAAAAATGCTATTCCTGTTTTATCAACTATTAAAATTGATGTGACTAACGAAGGAATTACATTAATTGGATCAAATGGTCAAATTTCAATTGAGAATTTCATTTCTCAAAAAGATGAAAATGCAGGTCTTCTGATTAACTCTTTAGGTTCTATCCTTCTAGAAGCTTCATTCTTTATCAATGTTGTTTCTAGTCTTCCAGATGTGACTCTTGATTTTAAAGAAATTGAACAACACCAAATTGTATTAACAAGTGGGAAATCAGAGATTACCCTTAAAGGTAAAGACAGCGAGCAGTATCCACGTATCCAGGAAATTGCAGCAAGTAATCCTTTAGTTCTTGAAACAAAGCTTCTTAAAAAGATTATCAACGAAACTGCCTTTGCAGCTAGTGTTCAAGAAAGTCGTCCAATCTTGACTGGTGTACATTTTGTCCTAAGTAATCATCAAGAATTAAAAACAGTTGCGACAGATTCTCACCGTCTCAGTCAGAAGAAATTGACACTTGAGAAAAATAGTGATAATTTCGACGTTGTTATCCCTAGTCGCTCTCTACGCGAATTTTCAGCTGTTTTTACAGACGATATCGAAACAGTAGAGATTTTCTTCGCAAACAACCAAATTCTCTTTAGAAGCGAAAATATTAGCTTCTACACACGTCTCTTAGAAGGTAATTATCCTGATACAGATCGCCTAATTCCAACAGATTTTAATACGACAGTGACTTTTGATGTTGTGAATCTACGTCAATCTATGGAACGTGCACGTCTCCTATCAAGTGCAACTCAAAACGGTACTGTAAAATTAGAAATCAAACAAGGAGTGGTTACAGCCCATGTAAATTCTCCAGAAGTTGGTAAAGTAGACGAAGAAATTGATACAATTGCTGTATCTGGCGAAGACTTGACTATTAGCTTTAACCCAACTTACTTGATTGAAGCACTAAAAGCCTTGAATAGTGAAAAGGTAACAATCAGCTTCATTTCAGCAATTCGTCCATTTACCTTGGTACCAGCTGATACAGATGAAGATTTCATGCAGCTGATTACACCAGTTCGTACAAATTAATGGAAAGAGGTTGAGCCTAGCTCACCTCTTTTATGATATAATCAGAAATATGAAAAGGAGAGTAGTATGTATCAAGTTGGAAATTTTGTTGAAATGAAAAAACCACATGCTTGTACAATCAAATCTACAGGCAAAAAAGCAAATCGTTGGGAAATTACTCGTTTAGGTGCAGATATTAAAATTAAATGCAGTAATTGTGATCATGTAGTCATGATGAGTCGCTATGATTTTGAAAGAAAAATGAACAAAATTATCGACTAGAAACACTGAATTGGAGAGTTAGCAAGTTTTCCCTTTTTGTGTTATAATATTGAAGATTGAAATGTGAACGGAGAATGAGAAACTATGGCTTTAACAGCAGGTATCGTGGGTTTGCCAAACGTTGGTAAATCAACCCTATTTAACGCAATTACAAAAGCAGGAGCAGAGGCTGCAAACTATCCATTTGCAACCATTGATCCAAACGTTGGGATGGTAGAAGTTCCAGATGAACGCCTCCAAAAATTAACTGAAATGATCACTCCTAAGAAGACAGTTCCAACAACCTTTGAATTTACAGATATTGCAGGGATTGTAAAAGGTGCGTCAAAAGGTGAAGGTCTTGGTAATAAATTCTTGGCCAATATCCGTGAAGTTGATGCCATTGTCCATGTGGTTCGTGCCTTTGATGATGAAAATGTCATGCGTGAACAAGGTCGTGAAGATGCTTTTGTTGATCCACTAGCAGACATTGATACCATTAACCTAGAATTGATTCTTGCTGACCTAGAATCTGTCAATAAACGCTATGCGCGTGTTGAAAAGATGGCACGTACGCAAAAAGATAAGGAATCAGTTGCAGAATTTAACGTTCTCCAAAAGATTAAACCAGTTCTTGAAGACGGTAAGTCAGCACGTACCATTGAATTTACAGATGAAGAGCAAAAAGTAGTCAAAGGACTCTTCCTTTTGACTACTAAACCAGTTCTTTATGTAGCAAATGTGGATGAGGATGTTGTTGGAGACCCAGAATCTATTGATTATGTGAAGCAAATTCGTGAATTCGCAGAAACAGAAAATGCAGAGGTAGTGGTGATTTCTGCGCGTGCTGAAGAAGAAATTTCTGAATTAGACGATGAAGATAAAAAAGAGTTTCTTGAAGCTATTGGTTTGACAGAATCAGGTGTGGATAAGTTGACTCGTGCAGCTTACCATCTACTTGGACTTGGAACTTACTTCACAGCTGGTGAAAAAGAGGTTCGTGCTTGGACCTTTAAACGTGGTATGAAAGCTCCACAAGCAGCTGGTATCA from Streptococcus sp. oral taxon 061 includes these protein-coding regions:
- the dnaA gene encoding chromosomal replication initiator protein DnaA, with the protein product MKEKQFWNQILELAKERLTRSMFDFYATPAELIKVEGNVATIFLPRSEMEMVWSTKLNDIIVAVGFQIYDTEIKAQYVLTKENSDSSDTTTVENSNHQQEQTIKSIPYSETGLRDIYTFDNFIQGDGNIWAKSAALAVSEDPGLTYNPLFIYGGPGLGKTHLLNALGNEILKKNPNARVKYIPAESFINEFLDHLRLNDMDNFKKTYRSLDLLLIDDIQSLSGNKVQTQDEFFNTFNKLHSNNKQIVLTSDRRPEQLENLPERLVTRFSWGLTTDITPPDFETRIAILNSKTEDLDYHFQPDTIEYLAGQFDSNVRELEGALKDISLMAKVKQINTITVDIASEAIRARKQSVSTMIVIPIEKIQEEVGKFYDVSVKEMKGTRRVQNIVLARQVAMYLARELTDNSLPKIGKEFGGKDHTTVIHAHAKIKSMIETDDKLRIEIETIKKKIK
- the dnaN gene encoding DNA polymerase III subunit beta — translated: MIHFSINKNLFLQSLNITKRAISSKNAIPVLSTIKIDVTNEGITLIGSNGQISIENFISQKDENAGLLINSLGSILLEASFFINVVSSLPDVTLDFKEIEQHQIVLTSGKSEITLKGKDSEQYPRIQEIAASNPLVLETKLLKKIINETAFAASVQESRPILTGVHFVLSNHQELKTVATDSHRLSQKKLTLEKNSDNFDVVIPSRSLREFSAVFTDDIETVEIFFANNQILFRSENISFYTRLLEGNYPDTDRLIPTDFNTTVTFDVVNLRQSMERARLLSSATQNGTVKLEIKQGVVTAHVNSPEVGKVDEEIDTIAVSGEDLTISFNPTYLIEALKALNSEKVTISFISAIRPFTLVPADTDEDFMQLITPVRTN
- a CDS encoding DUF951 domain-containing protein, translating into MYQVGNFVEMKKPHACTIKSTGKKANRWEITRLGADIKIKCSNCDHVVMMSRYDFERKMNKIID
- the ychF gene encoding redox-regulated ATPase YchF, which codes for MALTAGIVGLPNVGKSTLFNAITKAGAEAANYPFATIDPNVGMVEVPDERLQKLTEMITPKKTVPTTFEFTDIAGIVKGASKGEGLGNKFLANIREVDAIVHVVRAFDDENVMREQGREDAFVDPLADIDTINLELILADLESVNKRYARVEKMARTQKDKESVAEFNVLQKIKPVLEDGKSARTIEFTDEEQKVVKGLFLLTTKPVLYVANVDEDVVGDPESIDYVKQIREFAETENAEVVVISARAEEEISELDDEDKKEFLEAIGLTESGVDKLTRAAYHLLGLGTYFTAGEKEVRAWTFKRGMKAPQAAGIIHSDFEKGFIRAVTMSYDDLIKYGSEKAVKEAGRLREEGKEYVVQDGDIMEFRFNV